The Streptomyces sp. HUAS MG91 sequence TTCACCTTGGCCTGGCTGCCCGGTTCCTTGGAGGGCACCGTGACGCTGGACCCCCATGCGAGGAGCGCGGCGGCGAGGGAGGCCAGGGAGAGCCCCGCGAACAGGGCCGGGTAGCCACCCAAGGTCTCGGCCAGACTTGCTCCGGCCCAGGGCGCGATCGCCGCCGCGACCGTCGCGGGTGCGGCCAACAAACCAGAGAGCGTGCCGTAGTGCGTGGCGCCCCAGCGGTCGGTGACGGCGGTGGCCTGGAGGAGGGTGAGGTTGCCGCGGACCATGCCGGCGGCGACGGCCAGCACGACGAGGAGCGGAATGGGGCCGGGGACGAGGCCCAGCGCGAGGGTAGTGGCCCCGCCGGCGGTGATCAGGAGCACGGTGCGGGTGGCCGTCGTGGTGCGTCGGGCGAGGCTCGCGTACAGGCTGCGGCCCAACGTCTGGCCCGCGCCGCCAAGGCCCAGTGCCCATGCGGCGGTTGTCGCGCTCGCGCCGCGTTCGGTCAGGAGTGGTACGAGGCCGATGACGACCGCGTAGACCGCGAAGCCGGAGAGGGTGAAGGCTGCCGCGAGGAGGAGTAAGGGGCGTGTCCGGGCGACCGTGTCGCTGCTGTTCTCGGCTCCCGAATGGACAGAGGGTTCGGGTGCCGGTGGCCATGGGGCGCGTAGGGCGAGGGCGTGGGCGGGGATGGTGATCAGGGCGAGGAGTACGGCCAGGACCGCGTACGTGGTGCGCCAGGTGAAGTGGTCGGCGAGGGCTGCAGTGATGGGCGCGAAGACGGTGGACGCCAGGCCGCCGGCCAGGGTGATGACGGTCAGGGCACGGACGCGCTGCGGGCCCCACCAGCGGGTCACTGCGGCGAAGGCGGGCTGATAGAAGGTGGCGGCCATGGCGATGCCGGCCAGGAACCAAGCGGCGTAGAAGACAGCCAGGTTGGGTGCGGCGGCGATCGCGACGACCGAGACCACCGCGAGGGCTGAGCCGAACGTCATGACCTTGTGTGGGCCGCGTCGGTCGAGGGCGCGGCCGATCGGTATGCCGGTGACGGCGGAGACGAGCAGGGCCATGGAGAAGGCGCCGGTGGTGGCGGACGTCGACCAGCCAGTGTCGGCCGTGATGCGGGAGTTCAGTACCGGGAAGGCGTAGTAGACGATGCCCCAGCTGGTGATCTGGGTGGCGCACAGGGCGGGCAGGACGGCGCGGGGCCGCGACGACCGGTCATCCGGTTCGGCGGCCCCGCCAGCGTAAAGATTCGTCATCGTGCGGGTCAGCAACAGCCGCTGCTGAGCTCGACCCCCGCTGCATCACTCGGTCCGGCGCAACAGGTGCTCTGGGGCTGCTTGGTGAGGGTGTCGGCGTCGGCCTTGACGACGTACACCTCCCAGGGTTCCTGGCCGGGGCCGTGGACCCAGACCTTGTCCTGGAGGGCGTAGCAGCAGGTGGTGTCGTTCTCCACCGCCGTGTCGAGTCCTTGGTCGGCGAGGCGGGCGGTAGCTGCGTGTACGGCTTCGGAGGAAGCGACTTCTACGCCGAGGTGGTCCATGCGTGTGTCCTGCCCGGCCTCGCCCTGGACGAGGACGAGCTTGAGCGGGGGTTCGGCGATGGCGAAGTTGGCGTAGCCCTCGCGGAGCTTGGCCGGTTCGGTGTTGAAGAGCTTGCTGTAGAAGGCGATCGAGGCGTCGAGGTCGGGCACGCGCAGAGCCAGTTGCACACGGGACATGGTGGTCCTCCTGTCGTGATGGGTGGCGCGGGCGTGGTGCGCGTCAGCAGCAGCCGCCGGAGGTGGGGGTCTGGGAGGTTCCGGGGGCGCCGAGCTGGATCAGGGCGGGGGCCGGGGCGCAGCAGCCGCCGCCATCGCCCTCCTGGGCGTCGGGGGTGTCAAAGAGGCCGGCGCCGCCGCACACTCCGGTCTCGGGGAGGGTGAGCTCGACGCGGTCGGCGGACTCCTCGTCCCCGGCGAGGGCGGCGGCGACCGAGCGGACCTGCTCGTAGCCGGTCATGGCGAGGAAGGTGGGGGCGCGGCCGTAGGACTTCATGCCGACCAGGTAGATGCCCTGTTCGGGGTGGGACAGTTCGCGGTGGCCGTGCGGGTAGACGGTGCCGCAGGAGTGCTGGTTGGGGTCGATGAGCGGGGCCAGCTCGACCGGGGCCTGCAGGCGCTCGTCGAGGCCGAGGCGGAGTTCGTCGAGGAAGGACAGGTCGGGGCGGAAGCCGGTCAGCACGATGACCGCGTCGACCGGGTCGAGGCGGCGTCCGTCCTCGGCGACCAGGACCAGGCGGCCCTCCGCGTCCCGCTCGATGGCGTCGGTGCGGAAGCCGGTGACCGCGTCGGCGTGGCCGTCGTCGACGGCGGCCTTCGCCGCAAGGCCGAGAGCGCCGCGCGCGGGCAGCTGATCGGCCTCGCCGCCGCCGAACGTGGAGCCGGAAATGCCGCGCCGCAGGATCCACACGCCCTTGGTGTCAGTGCCGTCGTCGGACTTGGCGAGGTCGGCCAGGTAGGCGAGGGCGGTGAAGGCGGAGGCGCCGGAGCCGATGACCGCGGTGCGCTTGCCCGCGTAACGGGCGCGTACGGCAGGGTCCTTGAGGTAGGGCACGCGGTACGTGATGCGGTCCGAGGCGGCGCGCTCGCCGAGCGCGGGAAGACCGCTGCCGCCCGCTGGGGACGGGGTGGCCCAGGTGCCCGAGGCGTCGATGATGGCGCGGGCGAAGATCCGCTCCTCGTGGCCGCCGGCGTGGGTGACGTGGACGACGAAGGGCTGGGTCTCA is a genomic window containing:
- a CDS encoding MFS transporter, producing the protein MTNLYAGGAAEPDDRSSRPRAVLPALCATQITSWGIVYYAFPVLNSRITADTGWSTSATTGAFSMALLVSAVTGIPIGRALDRRGPHKVMTFGSALAVVSVVAIAAAPNLAVFYAAWFLAGIAMAATFYQPAFAAVTRWWGPQRVRALTVITLAGGLASTVFAPITAALADHFTWRTTYAVLAVLLALITIPAHALALRAPWPPAPEPSVHSGAENSSDTVARTRPLLLLAAAFTLSGFAVYAVVIGLVPLLTERGASATTAAWALGLGGAGQTLGRSLYASLARRTTTATRTVLLITAGGATTLALGLVPGPIPLLVVLAVAAGMVRGNLTLLQATAVTDRWGATHYGTLSGLLAAPATVAAAIAPWAGASLAETLGGYPALFAGLSLASLAAALLAWGSSVTVPSKEPGSQAKVKASEYGAPTRDVGR
- a CDS encoding NAD(P)-binding domain-containing protein, whose protein sequence is MTAPATSRTEDLPVVVIGAGPIGLAAAAHLVEQGLAPLVLEAGPVAAAAVREWAHVRLFSTWGEVLDPAAEKLLAPTGWTRPDPDTYPSGGDWADAYLQPLADALGDKVRTGASVTGVSRSGRDRIVDAARETQPFVVHVTHAGGHEERIFARAIIDASGTWATPSPAGGSGLPALGERAASDRITYRVPYLKDPAVRARYAGKRTAVIGSGASAFTALAYLADLAKSDDGTDTKGVWILRRGISGSTFGGGEADQLPARGALGLAAKAAVDDGHADAVTGFRTDAIERDAEGRLVLVAEDGRRLDPVDAVIVLTGFRPDLSFLDELRLGLDERLQAPVELAPLIDPNQHSCGTVYPHGHRELSHPEQGIYLVGMKSYGRAPTFLAMTGYEQVRSVAAALAGDEESADRVELTLPETGVCGGAGLFDTPDAQEGDGGGCCAPAPALIQLGAPGTSQTPTSGGCC
- a CDS encoding ArsI/CadI family heavy metal resistance metalloenzyme codes for the protein MSRVQLALRVPDLDASIAFYSKLFNTEPAKLREGYANFAIAEPPLKLVLVQGEAGQDTRMDHLGVEVASSEAVHAATARLADQGLDTAVENDTTCCYALQDKVWVHGPGQEPWEVYVVKADADTLTKQPQSTCCAGPSDAAGVELSSGCC